The Candidatus Bathyarchaeia archaeon genome window below encodes:
- a CDS encoding FumA C-terminus/TtdB family hydratase beta subunit, with the protein MIFNLRTPISEREIRELKAGDIVYVSGTTVTARDAAHQRIHQYLVESKDLPFNLNGLVLFHSGPLAKKSNNEWIILSAGPTTSMRMEEFEHEVIEKLGVKLIVGKGGMGEKTKKAMIKYGAAYTIFTGGAAVLAAKYIKRVIDVFWMDLGMPEAVWIIEVENFGPLIVAMDTHGNDLFSEVIRNAEDRKNRILGTYHEN; encoded by the coding sequence TTGATTTTCAACCTGAGAACCCCCATATCCGAGAGGGAAATCCGTGAACTAAAGGCTGGAGACATAGTTTATGTTTCCGGAACAACGGTTACAGCCAGAGATGCAGCCCACCAGAGAATCCATCAGTACCTAGTGGAATCTAAGGATCTACCATTCAATCTTAATGGGTTAGTGCTTTTCCACTCCGGGCCATTAGCTAAGAAATCGAATAATGAATGGATCATATTATCCGCTGGTCCAACGACGAGCATGCGTATGGAAGAATTTGAACATGAGGTTATTGAGAAGCTTGGTGTAAAGCTTATAGTTGGTAAGGGCGGTATGGGTGAAAAGACTAAGAAAGCTATGATTAAATATGGTGCAGCCTATACCATCTTCACAGGGGGAGCTGCTGTTCTAGCGGCAAAATACATTAAGAGAGTTATAGACGTTTTCTGGATGGATTTAGGGATGCCTGAAGCAGTCTGGATAATTGAGGTTGAAAACTTCGGTCCACTAATAGTTGCAATGGATACCCATGGAAATGACCTATTTAGCGAAGTCATCAGGAATGCTGAGGATAGGAAGAATAGGATTCTGGGAACATACCATGAAAATTAG
- a CDS encoding DNA primase small subunit PriS — protein sequence MDNQTFIRESFSKFYSESINRVEIPKSIESREFGFTLFKENVMVRHKGFLRAEDLKEFIKRNVPSNVYYSTAYYSMPEAKMDEKGWLGSDLFFDIDADHIPTKCNEEHDTWTCKNCGLKDRGKAPDKCPNCGNSSFDERTWPCEVCLETTRAETIKLMDILTNDFGFSIKEIKCAFSGHRGYHVQVENDEILKMDSFARKEIVDYVTGTGIDPIFHGLEEIRSGGTRIIIGPNLDEAGWRGRAAKGTYEFLLVASPTDLKRLGLKSSVIEEIIANKDEILRSWRTSGPWNMVKGLGLSGWRKIIQRGISLQSAKVDTVVTVDIHRLIRLPGTLHGKTGLLKVSFPADEIEEFDPLKRALAFKGNDEVKIYVEEAPRFRLGEEIFGPFEKQTVTLPLPAAIFLLCKNAGRVID from the coding sequence ATGGATAATCAAACATTTATCCGTGAAAGCTTCTCCAAATTCTATAGCGAGAGCATCAATAGGGTTGAAATTCCCAAATCGATTGAGAGCAGAGAGTTTGGCTTCACGCTTTTCAAGGAGAACGTAATGGTTAGGCATAAGGGTTTTTTGAGGGCTGAAGACCTAAAAGAATTCATAAAGAGGAATGTTCCCTCAAACGTTTATTACTCAACAGCCTACTACAGTATGCCTGAGGCAAAAATGGATGAGAAGGGATGGCTTGGATCAGACTTATTCTTCGATATAGACGCCGACCATATACCCACAAAATGTAATGAAGAGCATGACACATGGACATGTAAAAACTGCGGCTTAAAGGATAGAGGGAAGGCGCCTGATAAATGCCCAAACTGCGGAAATAGCAGTTTCGATGAGAGAACATGGCCCTGCGAGGTATGTTTAGAAACAACTAGGGCTGAGACAATAAAACTTATGGATATATTAACGAATGATTTTGGCTTCTCAATTAAGGAGATTAAATGCGCATTTAGTGGGCATAGAGGATACCATGTTCAAGTTGAAAACGACGAGATTCTTAAGATGGATTCATTTGCGAGAAAGGAAATAGTCGACTATGTTACTGGAACTGGAATAGATCCAATATTCCATGGACTTGAAGAAATTAGAAGCGGCGGCACAAGAATAATTATTGGTCCAAATTTGGACGAAGCTGGCTGGCGTGGACGCGCAGCTAAAGGAACCTACGAATTCCTTCTAGTAGCGTCCCCTACGGATCTAAAGAGACTGGGATTGAAGAGTAGCGTTATTGAAGAAATTATTGCAAATAAGGATGAGATTTTAAGGAGCTGGAGGACTAGCGGACCTTGGAATATGGTGAAAGGTTTAGGATTAAGCGGATGGAGGAAAATAATTCAGCGCGGCATATCCCTTCAATCAGCAAAAGTCGATACTGTTGTCACAGTTGACATCCATAGGCTTATACGCTTGCCTGGAACATTACATGGTAAAACAGGTTTACTTAAAGTCTCCTTTCCAGCCGATGAGATCGAAGAGTTTGATCCACTTAAGAGAGCTTTAGCATTTAAAGGGAACGATGAGGTTAAAATATATGTTGAGGAAGCTCCTAGATTTAGACTAGGGGAAGAGATCTTCGGACCATTTGAGAAGCAGACCGTTACTCTCCCGCTTCCAGCTGCAATCTTCCTACTATGTAAGAATGCTGGTAGGGTGATAGATTAA
- a CDS encoding 4Fe-4S dicluster domain-containing protein gives MSKNEPVNPSRINPKFRYEVAKMPGGEKLLQCFQCGTCTSDCPVARFDDKYRPRNIIRMAQLGLKDRVLSSDFLWLCASCFTCTDRCPQGIEVASVIRILKNMAAMEGRIPQAFKVLLGNLFKTGYIYEIPDSRIKRRETLGLPQLPKANIENLTRLLENLDIKRFLEGAPQKISEGKIWV, from the coding sequence TTGTCTAAAAATGAACCAGTTAATCCTTCTAGGATAAATCCGAAATTTAGGTATGAAGTTGCCAAGATGCCTGGCGGCGAAAAGCTATTACAGTGCTTTCAATGTGGAACATGCACGTCCGATTGTCCCGTTGCAAGATTCGATGATAAATATAGGCCGAGAAATATTATTCGCATGGCGCAGTTAGGCTTAAAAGATAGGGTTTTAAGCAGCGATTTTCTCTGGCTTTGCGCCTCATGTTTCACATGTACGGATCGATGCCCCCAAGGTATTGAGGTTGCAAGTGTAATAAGAATTCTAAAGAATATGGCGGCTATGGAGGGGCGTATACCGCAAGCCTTTAAGGTTCTTCTAGGAAACCTTTTCAAAACAGGCTATATATACGAGATTCCCGACTCAAGGATTAAAAGGCGTGAGACTCTTGGGCTCCCGCAGTTACCAAAAGCAAATATTGAGAATTTGACGAGACTCCTAGAGAACCTGGATATTAAGAGGTTTCTCGAGGGGGCTCCTCAGAAAATTTCGGAGGGTAAAATATGGGTGTAG
- a CDS encoding CoB--CoM heterodisulfide reductase iron-sulfur subunit B family protein, which yields MGVEYKYIIYLGCAIPYRVSSYEVSARKVLDKLGVNLVEMPEFNCCGLPLEPISHELTFMLSARNLAIAEQLGLNILTLCPGCAGTLKKTNRVLKENKTLREKVNKHLGETGLEFKGSIDVKHISQVLIEDIGLDKIKRSIVRPLKTLRVAEHSGCHLSRPKKYINFEDPENPKVLRTLIEVTGAKCVEYLGETECCGSTIVAIDDKISLSLVKEKLLHVKEAGAEALITICPACHIMYDANQIRAERMFGEKYGIPVLHYTQLLGLAMGMRPDELGFDELRVNPSGILERILKA from the coding sequence ATGGGTGTAGAATACAAGTATATAATTTATTTGGGTTGCGCAATCCCATATAGGGTTTCATCCTATGAGGTCTCGGCGAGAAAGGTCTTGGATAAGCTGGGTGTTAATCTGGTTGAGATGCCGGAGTTTAATTGCTGTGGTTTACCATTGGAGCCAATAAGTCATGAACTCACATTTATGCTCTCTGCAAGGAACTTGGCTATAGCTGAACAATTAGGATTAAATATTCTAACATTATGTCCTGGATGCGCTGGCACGTTAAAGAAGACTAATAGGGTACTTAAAGAGAATAAGACGCTTAGGGAGAAGGTCAATAAACATCTAGGTGAGACTGGTTTAGAGTTTAAGGGAAGTATAGATGTGAAGCACATATCTCAGGTTCTGATCGAAGATATCGGCTTAGACAAAATTAAGAGGTCGATTGTTAGACCGCTTAAAACCCTAAGGGTTGCAGAGCATAGTGGATGCCATTTATCAAGGCCGAAAAAATATATTAATTTTGAGGATCCGGAGAACCCGAAGGTTTTAAGAACTCTTATTGAGGTTACTGGGGCCAAGTGCGTGGAATATTTAGGTGAAACTGAATGTTGTGGTTCAACAATAGTTGCCATAGATGATAAGATATCACTCTCTCTTGTTAAGGAGAAGCTCCTACATGTTAAGGAGGCGGGGGCTGAGGCATTAATAACCATTTGTCCAGCATGCCACATAATGTATGATGCAAATCAAATACGTGCCGAAAGAATGTTTGGCGAGAAATACGGTATACCCGTCTTACATTATACGCAGTTGCTCGGCTTAGCTATGGGTATGAGACCTGATGAGCTTGGCTTTGATGAGCTACGGGTAAACCCCTCTGGAATATTAGAACGGATATTGAAAGCCTAG
- the hypF gene encoding carbamoyltransferase HypF has protein sequence MRLKIMVSGIVQGVGFRPFIYRIAVKNGLRGYVRNRGDSCVEILVEGEESDIKNFLKSIVEEKPPLARIHDIITLPIEGGEEYKDFRIFSSSGEAELSGSVIPPDIAICDECLMEMRDPSNPRYNYFFITCVNCGPRYTVIEDVPYDRENTTMRDFQMCGFCRSEYTDPANRRFHAQTVACPRCGPKAYLVTNGQERIESEDPIREAGKLISEGYIIAVKGYGGFHVASSTLLDKPLERLRRAKHRKQKPFAIMARGLEAIKTFAEVSQWEAEALLSYSRPIVLLNKSERYYLSELIAPGLHNVGVMLPYTGLHYMLFDLVSDPAFVMTSANPPNQPIVKDDEEAFKKLSGIVDYFLLHNRRIAHRCDDSVMRLHGDKTVFIRRSRGYAPEPIRLGFRFKRCALGLGGEENNTACLIVGDKAFMSQHIGDVENIETLEFLENASKRLMRLTNSRVESVACDLHPKFATTLLARRMAEENGWNMIQVQHHYAHVAALMAEHHINNVVAICCDGYGYGEDGGAWGGEIILGSLDPLGFRRLGHLEEQPLLGGDMAAKYPLRMAAGILFGHIDLEEWLINNSGHLPYGEREAHLILSQLKSGNVKIRTTSCGRVLDAISAILGVCYERTYEGEPAMKLESAAFGGRDVLIAKPIIEGNVIDTKSLVVSIFEKRHRFERGDLAYSAHAYLAKSLAELAIEKALEEGIKNIGFTGGIAYNQIIIQKIREIVESKGLNFLTHEQIPPGDGGISLGQAVVAAYA, from the coding sequence ATGCGCCTGAAAATAATGGTTTCTGGAATAGTGCAAGGGGTTGGCTTTCGCCCATTTATATATCGTATAGCGGTGAAGAATGGCTTAAGGGGTTATGTTAGGAATAGAGGGGACTCATGCGTAGAGATACTTGTTGAGGGGGAAGAGTCAGATATAAAAAATTTCCTAAAGAGTATTGTTGAGGAGAAGCCTCCTCTGGCTAGAATACATGATATTATAACCTTGCCAATTGAGGGTGGAGAAGAGTATAAGGATTTCAGAATATTTAGTAGTTCAGGTGAAGCCGAGTTATCTGGCTCAGTTATACCACCAGACATAGCCATATGCGATGAGTGTCTCATGGAGATGCGTGATCCATCAAACCCAAGGTATAATTATTTCTTTATAACATGTGTGAATTGCGGTCCAAGATACACGGTTATTGAGGATGTCCCATACGATAGGGAGAATACAACAATGCGTGATTTCCAGATGTGCGGGTTCTGCAGGTCTGAATATACTGATCCAGCTAATAGAAGGTTCCATGCCCAAACGGTTGCATGTCCAAGGTGTGGACCTAAAGCGTATTTGGTGACTAATGGACAAGAGAGAATTGAGAGTGAAGATCCAATAAGGGAGGCTGGCAAATTAATCTCCGAGGGTTACATTATTGCGGTTAAGGGTTACGGTGGCTTTCATGTTGCCTCTTCAACACTCCTTGATAAGCCACTTGAGAGGCTTAGGAGGGCTAAGCATAGGAAGCAGAAGCCCTTCGCGATAATGGCTAGGGGTTTGGAGGCTATTAAGACTTTCGCTGAGGTTAGCCAATGGGAGGCTGAGGCTCTGTTATCTTACTCGCGCCCAATAGTCCTACTAAATAAGAGTGAGAGATATTACTTATCCGAATTGATTGCTCCTGGATTACATAATGTTGGCGTTATGCTTCCCTATACTGGACTACATTACATGCTCTTTGATCTGGTTTCAGATCCAGCTTTTGTTATGACGAGCGCTAATCCGCCAAATCAGCCAATAGTGAAGGATGATGAGGAAGCCTTTAAGAAGCTGAGTGGAATAGTAGATTATTTTTTGCTACATAATAGGCGTATAGCCCATAGATGTGACGACTCAGTTATGCGTTTGCATGGTGATAAAACTGTTTTCATAAGGCGTTCTAGGGGTTACGCTCCTGAGCCAATAAGGTTAGGGTTTAGGTTTAAGCGGTGCGCTCTTGGATTAGGTGGAGAAGAGAATAATACTGCATGCTTAATAGTTGGTGATAAAGCCTTCATGTCGCAGCATATAGGCGACGTCGAAAATATTGAGACCCTAGAATTCTTGGAGAATGCTTCAAAGAGACTTATGCGCTTAACAAACAGTAGGGTTGAATCTGTTGCATGCGATCTACATCCAAAGTTTGCAACAACATTGCTTGCTAGGAGAATGGCTGAGGAGAATGGTTGGAACATGATTCAGGTTCAGCATCATTATGCTCATGTAGCAGCCTTAATGGCTGAGCACCACATAAATAATGTGGTCGCCATATGCTGTGATGGATATGGCTATGGTGAGGATGGTGGAGCATGGGGAGGCGAGATAATATTAGGCTCACTTGACCCATTAGGGTTCAGGCGGTTGGGGCATCTGGAGGAGCAGCCACTTTTAGGCGGAGATATGGCGGCTAAATATCCACTGAGGATGGCTGCTGGAATACTTTTTGGGCATATTGATTTAGAGGAGTGGCTTATAAATAATAGTGGGCATCTACCATACGGTGAGAGGGAGGCTCATTTAATCCTCTCGCAACTAAAGAGCGGGAATGTCAAGATTAGGACAACGAGCTGTGGAAGGGTTTTAGACGCTATATCCGCGATTTTAGGTGTATGTTACGAGAGGACTTATGAGGGTGAGCCAGCCATGAAGCTTGAGTCCGCCGCTTTCGGCGGTAGAGACGTGTTGATAGCTAAGCCGATAATAGAGGGTAATGTCATAGATACCAAAAGCCTAGTAGTTTCAATATTTGAGAAGAGACATAGATTTGAGAGAGGCGACCTAGCCTACTCAGCACATGCATATTTGGCTAAGAGTTTAGCGGAGTTAGCCATAGAGAAAGCCCTTGAAGAGGGAATAAAGAATATTGGTTTTACAGGAGGGATTGCATATAACCAAATAATAATCCAGAAGATTAGAGAGATTGTTGAATCTAAAGGCTTAAACTTTCTAACACATGAACAAATACCGCCTGGTGACGGTGGCATATCACTTGGACAAGCCGTAGTAGCCGCATATGCTTAG
- a CDS encoding C2H2-type zinc finger protein: MSLKCPLCDEVFASWKLMNKHIRAKHKEWVKLAKLEHPKRET; the protein is encoded by the coding sequence TTGTCATTGAAGTGTCCACTATGCGACGAGGTTTTCGCTAGCTGGAAGCTTATGAATAAGCATATTAGAGCTAAGCATAAAGAGTGGGTTAAGCTCGCTAAACTTGAGCATCCGAAAAGAGAGACTTAA
- a CDS encoding aldolase — translation MKYEVKLISIEDKDRLMEKYSDRFLYEERADIYGCCIKLLTDIKYVKERWEESFYPMSANIRSHGRLIVTSEADESLQVLYDPLSKTAFLINVDYYGWVKSIALSVAGDILEDEHGINSVHGACIDIDGLGVCLIAPPGTGKSTHTYGLLRLEGIRVVSDDWFFTRLMGGRALAFASEKNFYVQADIANIWGEYQKLIDKAEFDPMGRAIVNVRWIVGKGKIMPMTTLRKAILLKRDPEDKTILKKLTPEEASNYIEKADFCNPHMLVRDERKTRIRKKFFRDLFNLIEICMVNTAAPIMESHRAIKEGILGL, via the coding sequence TTGAAATATGAGGTTAAGCTGATTTCTATTGAAGATAAAGATAGGTTAATGGAGAAGTATAGTGACCGCTTCCTCTATGAGGAGAGAGCTGACATTTACGGCTGCTGCATCAAGCTTCTAACGGACATAAAGTATGTTAAGGAGCGTTGGGAGGAGAGCTTCTACCCCATGTCCGCAAACATACGCTCACATGGGAGACTGATCGTTACAAGCGAGGCTGATGAGAGTCTACAAGTGCTTTATGACCCTCTGTCAAAAACAGCATTCCTGATAAACGTAGACTATTATGGATGGGTTAAATCAATAGCCCTGAGCGTTGCAGGAGACATACTTGAGGATGAGCATGGTATAAACTCCGTCCATGGAGCATGTATAGACATAGATGGGCTAGGAGTCTGCCTAATTGCTCCGCCAGGAACTGGTAAATCAACACATACATATGGTCTCTTAAGGCTTGAGGGTATACGCGTTGTCTCAGACGACTGGTTTTTCACACGTTTAATGGGCGGCAGAGCCCTAGCGTTTGCATCAGAGAAGAACTTCTATGTTCAGGCAGACATAGCTAATATTTGGGGCGAATACCAGAAGCTGATTGATAAGGCAGAGTTCGATCCAATGGGTAGGGCTATTGTAAACGTTAGGTGGATTGTTGGTAAAGGAAAAATTATGCCGATGACAACTTTGAGGAAGGCTATATTGTTAAAGCGGGATCCGGAGGACAAAACGATTCTCAAAAAACTCACACCTGAGGAAGCATCAAACTATATAGAGAAAGCTGACTTCTGCAACCCTCACATGCTTGTAAGGGATGAGCGTAAAACAAGAATAAGAAAAAAGTTCTTTAGGGATCTATTTAATCTCATAGAAATATGCATGGTAAATACTGCCGCACCGATAATGGAGAGTCATAGAGCCATTAAAGAGGGAATTCTAGGACTATAA
- a CDS encoding HypC/HybG/HupF family hydrogenase formation chaperone, whose product MCLAVPARVVEVNGDLARVDFGGGVIREVNVSLVDAKVGDYVLVHAGYAIQVLDEEEAEETLALWKEILESEEG is encoded by the coding sequence ATGTGCTTGGCTGTTCCAGCGAGGGTTGTTGAGGTTAATGGTGATTTGGCTAGGGTTGATTTTGGCGGAGGCGTTATTAGGGAGGTTAATGTCTCCTTAGTTGATGCTAAGGTTGGCGACTATGTTCTTGTTCACGCTGGCTACGCTATACAGGTTTTAGATGAGGAGGAGGCTGAGGAGACTCTAGCGCTCTGGAAGGAAATTTTGGAGTCTGAGGAGGGTTAA
- the hypD gene encoding hydrogenase formation protein HypD, with translation MFWNKDFRDPKIAKRIVEKIHEVAPRKDSVKICHVCGTHEWTISHHGIRSLLPENVDVIAGPGCPVCIVPAAEVDEAVEAALRGAVLTCFGDSIRVPGSSMSPLDAKAKGADARIVYSVMDAVRMAEKEPDKEFVFFAIGFETTAPSTAAEIIKKPPRNLSFLVSHRLIPPAMELMLGIGDLQIDAFIAPGHVSTIIGLEPYEIFPKAYRMPTVVAGFEPIDVLLAIYMVLRQIRNSVAILENEYKRAVTWEGNIRAKELMRRVFKVVGGDWRGLGRIPDSKLDLKEEYLDYDAHEKHNIRVRSGRDIPPGCKCHLVIIGKIKPVECPMFMKACTPQKPVGSCMVSIEGTCRVWAMTKQANIRA, from the coding sequence ATGTTTTGGAATAAAGATTTTAGAGACCCTAAAATTGCGAAGAGAATAGTTGAGAAGATACATGAGGTTGCTCCGAGAAAAGATTCTGTTAAGATTTGCCATGTCTGCGGCACACATGAGTGGACTATTTCACATCATGGTATTAGGAGTTTGCTTCCAGAAAATGTTGATGTTATTGCTGGCCCAGGCTGCCCAGTTTGCATTGTGCCAGCGGCTGAGGTTGATGAGGCTGTCGAGGCTGCGCTTAGGGGCGCTGTGCTCACATGTTTCGGTGACTCCATCCGTGTTCCAGGCTCCAGTATGTCGCCTTTGGATGCTAAAGCTAAGGGTGCTGACGCCCGCATAGTTTATAGCGTTATGGATGCTGTGAGAATGGCTGAGAAGGAACCTGATAAAGAGTTTGTTTTCTTCGCAATCGGTTTTGAGACAACGGCGCCGTCAACGGCTGCCGAGATAATTAAGAAACCGCCTAGAAACCTTAGCTTTCTGGTTTCGCATAGGCTTATTCCCCCAGCTATGGAGCTCATGCTGGGCATAGGTGACCTTCAGATTGACGCATTTATTGCCCCTGGACATGTAAGCACAATCATAGGTTTAGAGCCCTATGAGATTTTTCCAAAAGCCTATAGGATGCCAACAGTTGTAGCCGGTTTCGAGCCTATAGATGTTCTCCTAGCGATATATATGGTTTTGAGGCAGATTAGGAACAGCGTTGCGATCCTAGAGAATGAGTATAAGCGGGCGGTGACATGGGAGGGGAATATTAGGGCAAAAGAGCTTATGAGGAGGGTGTTTAAGGTTGTAGGTGGGGATTGGCGGGGGCTTGGGAGGATACCGGACTCAAAACTAGATCTTAAGGAAGAGTACTTGGATTATGATGCTCATGAAAAACATAATATTAGGGTTAGGAGTGGCAGGGATATTCCACCTGGATGTAAATGCCACCTAGTTATCATAGGGAAGATTAAACCAGTTGAGTGCCCAATGTTCATGAAGGCATGTACACCCCAGAAGCCTGTGGGCTCATGTATGGTTAGCATAGAGGGGACATGCAGGGTGTGGGCTATGACGAAACAGGCTAATATTAGAGCCTAG
- a CDS encoding DUF5131 family protein yields MVVAGKRFGEIDWSWNPITGCLHNCNYCWSRMFSRRLASMSVEPYKTHGFNPAFAEWRLRQRIPDGKFIFVSDMGDMWGDWVPGEWIESVLRVVRSKPKSKFFFLTKNPKRYLEFEDKFSENVVLGVTLETNRDYKLSRAPTPRERYEAMIKLNWKWKAIVIEPILDFDEEFIDWIYNISPEIVYVGYDNYGNNLPEPKLAKTLILLEALRGIIDLRPKTIRKAWNEP; encoded by the coding sequence ATGGTGGTTGCTGGTAAGAGGTTTGGTGAAATAGACTGGTCTTGGAATCCGATAACTGGCTGCCTTCACAACTGCAATTACTGTTGGTCTAGGATGTTCTCTAGGAGGCTTGCTTCCATGAGCGTTGAGCCCTATAAAACTCATGGTTTTAATCCCGCCTTCGCTGAGTGGAGGCTTAGGCAGAGGATTCCTGATGGAAAATTTATTTTTGTTTCAGATATGGGTGATATGTGGGGCGATTGGGTTCCAGGGGAGTGGATTGAAAGCGTTTTAAGGGTTGTTAGATCTAAGCCTAAATCAAAATTCTTCTTTCTAACAAAGAACCCAAAGAGATATTTGGAGTTTGAGGATAAATTTAGCGAGAACGTTGTTTTAGGAGTAACCTTGGAGACTAATAGGGATTATAAATTGAGTAGGGCGCCCACTCCAAGAGAGAGATATGAGGCTATGATTAAGCTTAACTGGAAGTGGAAAGCTATCGTTATTGAGCCAATCCTAGACTTCGATGAGGAATTCATAGACTGGATATATAATATATCGCCAGAAATAGTCTACGTAGGCTACGATAATTATGGAAACAATCTTCCAGAACCTAAGCTCGCCAAAACACTAATACTTCTAGAAGCCTTAAGGGGCATAATCGACCTAAGACCTAAAACAATAAGGAAAGCATGGAATGAACCATAA
- the hypE gene encoding hydrogenase expression/formation protein HypE yields MSVESGYVTMLYGAGGSVMHDFIKKYILRFFSDLDEENFEVPLKALDDAAVVRDIVLKSDSHVVKPIFFPGGDIGRLAVSGTVNDIAVMGAEPIALTCGLILEEGLPLTDLERILRSIRETCLEANVPIVTGDTKVVEKGALGGCVINTSGIGVRTPALDKNISVVRRYRASFNARWLMDSNLNVGDKIILSGTIGDHGISVLLAQEGLGLSGEIKSDVKPLNKLIQRLLDEVGGVVAMKDPTRGGLADALNEFSEKSRRGIIIYEDKIPIKEPVKAACEMLGLDPLEIGNEGKVVIGVVREKAEEALEFLRGTSEGKDAEIIGEVTDEFSGVAMQTYIGGRRIIPRPLGDPVPRIC; encoded by the coding sequence ATGAGTGTTGAAAGTGGGTATGTAACAATGCTCTATGGGGCTGGCGGCTCAGTTATGCATGACTTTATCAAAAAGTATATTTTGAGGTTTTTCAGCGATCTTGACGAAGAAAATTTTGAGGTTCCACTTAAAGCCTTAGATGATGCTGCAGTTGTCAGAGATATTGTCTTAAAGAGCGATTCACATGTTGTTAAGCCAATATTTTTTCCGGGCGGAGATATAGGTCGCTTAGCTGTTTCGGGAACAGTTAATGATATTGCTGTTATGGGCGCTGAACCAATAGCTTTGACATGTGGATTAATTTTGGAGGAAGGGTTACCGCTAACTGATTTAGAGCGCATATTGAGGAGTATTAGGGAGACGTGCCTTGAGGCTAATGTTCCAATTGTTACTGGTGACACGAAGGTTGTTGAGAAGGGTGCTCTAGGTGGATGCGTAATAAACACTTCGGGTATAGGTGTGAGGACACCTGCCCTAGATAAAAATATTAGTGTTGTGAGAAGGTATAGGGCAAGTTTCAATGCCCGATGGTTAATGGACTCGAATCTGAATGTTGGAGATAAAATAATTCTTTCGGGTACAATAGGTGATCATGGAATATCTGTTCTGTTAGCCCAGGAGGGTTTAGGTTTAAGCGGTGAGATAAAGTCTGATGTTAAGCCATTAAATAAGTTAATTCAGCGTTTACTGGATGAGGTCGGTGGGGTCGTAGCCATGAAGGATCCTACACGTGGCGGCTTGGCTGATGCCTTAAATGAGTTTAGTGAGAAGTCTAGGAGGGGAATAATTATTTATGAGGATAAGATTCCAATTAAGGAGCCTGTTAAGGCTGCATGTGAGATGCTGGGCTTAGATCCGCTTGAGATTGGTAATGAGGGTAAAGTTGTTATTGGCGTTGTTAGGGAGAAGGCTGAGGAAGCCCTGGAATTTCTTAGGGGGACTAGTGAGGGTAAAGATGCTGAGATAATAGGTGAGGTGACAGATGAGTTTAGTGGTGTTGCCATGCAGACATATATTGGTGGGAGGAGGATTATTCCAAGACCCCTAGGTGATCCGGTTCCAAGAATATGCTGA
- the hypA gene encoding hydrogenase nickel incorporation protein HypA, which translates to MHEWALAEAIISSVFKIAEEEGLKEVKEVQLSIGELQQIDKEILMFALSQMKTGKLSNAKFTLKTRRARFKCRVCGHKWLLKDMKVPNDIKESIHFVPEVASAYFRCPKCGSPDFDVSSGRGMWISSIRGVK; encoded by the coding sequence ATGCATGAATGGGCATTGGCTGAAGCCATAATATCATCTGTTTTTAAGATAGCCGAGGAAGAGGGCTTAAAAGAAGTAAAGGAAGTCCAGTTAAGTATAGGTGAACTGCAACAGATTGATAAGGAGATTTTAATGTTCGCTCTATCCCAAATGAAAACCGGGAAACTATCTAACGCCAAGTTCACTCTAAAAACTAGGAGGGCAAGATTTAAGTGCAGGGTATGCGGACATAAATGGCTCCTTAAAGATATGAAGGTACCTAACGATATTAAAGAGTCAATACATTTTGTTCCAGAAGTGGCTTCTGCGTATTTCAGATGTCCAAAATGCGGCAGTCCAGACTTTGATGTTTCCAGTGGAAGGGGCATGTGGATATCCAGCATTAGGGGTGTTAAATAA